The following proteins are co-located in the Perognathus longimembris pacificus isolate PPM17 chromosome 25, ASM2315922v1, whole genome shotgun sequence genome:
- the Tifab gene encoding LOW QUALITY PROTEIN: TRAF-interacting protein with FHA domain-containing protein B (The sequence of the model RefSeq protein was modified relative to this genomic sequence to represent the inferred CDS: inserted 3 bases in 3 codons), whose amino-acid sequence MSGPEAHLQLQLPSXYHRPLAQEPYLEKASVLLAFCLQVLSWKSSVWVSGLPLGDLETLSLIHRXSFSNVQVVIGVEGGLGASLEALICLFHLXPLIYRPKAKEADEWDTVPKSSLPQVQGSPLPSHLECLHNPSQTPSSLSQQTLEEGQKYSPTGNLPDAAAFC is encoded by the exons ATGTCG GGGCCAGAGGCTCACCTCCAATTGCAGCTCCCCA TGTACCACAGACCTCTGGCCCAGGAGCCCTACTTGGAGAAGGCCAGTGTGCTACTGGCCTTCTGCCTCCAAGTCCTGAGCTGGAAGAGCAGTGTGTGGGTCAGCGGGCTGCCACTGGGGGACCTGGAGACGTTGAGCCTCATCCACA GTTCCTTCTCCAATGTCCAGGTGGTGATTGGGGTAGAGGGAGGGTTGGGTGCCTCCCTGGAGGCCTTGATCTGCCTCTTCCATC AGCCCCTGATTTACAGACCCAAGGCCAAGGAGGCTGATGAATGGGACACAGTCCCCAAGAGCAGCCTCCCCCAGGTTCAGGGGAGCCCACTCCCAAGTCATCTGGAGTGTCTCCACAACCCTTCCCAGACTCCCAGCAGCCTCTCCCAACAAACACTGGAGGAAGGACAGAAATACAGCCCCACAGGgaaccttccagatgctgctgccTTCTGCTAG